AAGGAAGCTGTCGATTTTCTCCTTTTGAATGTTATTATCATAAAAAGAATATACGCCATCATATGTCCAAGTAATAAATTCACTGACATCTTCTTTTGTTCTTTTCCTTAATTTGTACTTCATAAGCCTTCATTCCTTTACATTTACTTACATCTATTTTATACTCGTTCGAAATGCTAGGCTTCCTAAAGTACAATTATGTAGTAATCTTGAGACACACTAACTAGTGCCTTATGTAATAAAGTTGCATAAGGCACTAGTAAAGAAACTTATTCTTTTTGTTGATAAATGATTCTTTCAATACTTTTTATTGAAAGGTGGTACTCTTTTGCTAGTTGTCCCTTTGTTGCTCCATTAATGTAATGGTGAAAGATACTCAGGTTTCTATCTTTAAGGGCTCTTTTTGTCCCATTTTTTTCTCCCCAAGAAAGCTCATTTCCTTTTTTTCTTGGTATATATAAGTAATCGCCATCAAAATATTCTTGAAT
The DNA window shown above is from Bacillus spongiae and carries:
- a CDS encoding CD3324 family protein, whose translation is MGYKKASDVLPNELVLIIQEYFDGDYLYIPRKKGNELSWGEKNGTKRALKDRNLSIFHHYINGATKGQLAKEYHLSIKSIERIIYQQKE